In the Candidatus Electrothrix rattekaaiensis genome, one interval contains:
- a CDS encoding type II toxin-antitoxin system RelE/ParE family toxin: MIQSFKNRGTEDVYDGKNSKHARKLCPRNLLRLATKKLEQIDSAATIDDLKVPPGNKLEQLSGDRTGQYSIRINSQYRVCFIWHDGHAEQVEITDYHQ; encoded by the coding sequence ATGATACAATCGTTCAAAAATCGAGGCACAGAAGATGTTTATGACGGAAAAAACAGTAAACATGCACGAAAGTTGTGCCCCAGGAACCTGTTGCGCCTTGCAACGAAGAAACTTGAACAAATTGATTCGGCTGCAACCATTGATGATTTGAAGGTTCCCCCGGGAAATAAACTTGAACAGTTGTCAGGTGATAGAACCGGTCAATATAGCATTCGGATCAATAGTCAATATCGTGTATGTTTTATTTGGCACGATGGTCATGCTGAACAAGTAGAAATTACAGATTATCATCAATGA
- a CDS encoding NAD(P)-dependent oxidoreductase, translating into MDTQEIAYLGLGMMGREMVLNLAEDGVQVVVWNRTQEKADALVGKNIRAAATPHDAVTSGGVAVSCLANDEAVEALCSDDFLQALGQGGVHISMSTISPAGAEKLSERHAAYGVDYVAAPVLGRPDLVKARMQRFLLSGPAAGCERAQPILESLGSRVFYLGEEARAAHAAKLAFNYTIATSITLMSEAFALAEKNGVDRKVMHNLMVETVYDCPLFQGYGQQIIDDKVDDPLFKLSLGFKDVSLVADLARESLVPMPVGLAVYETYQRAMAAGMQDLDWCGVSRIVRQGAGEKE; encoded by the coding sequence ATGGATACACAAGAGATCGCCTATCTCGGACTCGGCATGATGGGCCGAGAAATGGTTCTCAATCTCGCAGAAGACGGAGTTCAAGTCGTTGTCTGGAATAGAACCCAGGAGAAGGCTGATGCCCTTGTTGGCAAAAATATTCGTGCCGCTGCAACACCTCACGATGCAGTTACTTCCGGAGGCGTTGCCGTTTCCTGTCTTGCTAATGATGAGGCGGTCGAAGCCCTGTGCAGCGACGACTTTCTTCAGGCCCTAGGACAGGGAGGTGTGCATATTTCTATGTCCACCATCTCGCCAGCAGGAGCGGAAAAATTAAGTGAGCGTCATGCCGCATACGGCGTTGATTATGTTGCTGCTCCTGTGCTTGGACGGCCTGATCTTGTGAAGGCTCGTATGCAGCGTTTTCTTCTTTCAGGTCCGGCTGCGGGCTGTGAGCGTGCACAGCCGATTCTAGAATCATTGGGTTCCCGTGTCTTTTATCTCGGCGAAGAAGCCCGCGCCGCCCATGCTGCGAAACTTGCCTTTAATTACACCATTGCCACCTCCATTACCCTGATGAGTGAGGCATTTGCCCTTGCCGAAAAAAACGGTGTTGATCGTAAGGTGATGCATAATCTCATGGTTGAAACAGTCTATGATTGCCCTCTGTTTCAGGGCTACGGTCAGCAGATCATTGATGATAAGGTTGATGATCCGCTTTTTAAACTCTCTCTTGGGTTCAAGGATGTGTCCCTTGTCGCCGATTTAGCTCGGGAATCCCTTGTGCCTATGCCTGTCGGTCTTGCTGTGTACGAAACGTATCAGCGGGCAATGGCCGCCGGTATGCAAGACCTTGACTGGTGCGGCGTGAGTCGGATTGTCCGTCAGGGAGCTGGGGAGAAAGAGTAG
- a CDS encoding Uma2 family endonuclease: protein MEWNQVLEHPSLQNIPFKVELNEWGKIVMTPASNLHGNLQMKIAMKLMQLLNEGEVSVEVSIQTSKNVKVADVAWASADFISQHGFETPYSMAPEICVEVISPGNTQGEMAEKRELYLAKGAKEVWFCDESGEMEFFAYEGRIMESRVCSDFPANIRK from the coding sequence ATGGAATGGAATCAGGTTCTCGAACACCCGTCTCTGCAAAATATACCCTTTAAGGTTGAACTCAATGAGTGGGGAAAAATCGTCATGACTCCGGCCTCAAATCTGCATGGTAATCTTCAGATGAAGATAGCCATGAAACTCATGCAATTGCTCAATGAAGGTGAGGTCTCTGTTGAAGTCAGTATTCAGACATCCAAAAACGTCAAAGTGGCGGACGTTGCCTGGGCTTCTGCGGACTTCATCAGTCAACACGGATTTGAAACGCCGTACAGTATGGCACCGGAAATATGTGTTGAGGTTATCTCGCCGGGAAATACGCAGGGGGAAATGGCTGAAAAGAGAGAGCTGTATCTTGCCAAAGGGGCAAAGGAGGTGTGGTTCTGTGATGAGAGTGGTGAGATGGAATTCTTCGCTTATGAAGGCAGGATTATGGAATCACGGGTTTGTTCTGATTTTCCTGCGAATATCCGTAAATAA
- a CDS encoding HigA family addiction module antitoxin, with product MVRVPKFREPIHPGEMLMEEFLEPMKITQRELSQALHVPYQRINEIINGRRGITPSTALRLAKYFGMSEDFWMNMQLRWDLYKVRKTEEKELRRIQPYSSTAHSAQI from the coding sequence ATGGTTAGAGTTCCAAAATTCAGAGAGCCGATTCATCCGGGTGAGATGTTGATGGAAGAATTTCTTGAGCCGATGAAAATAACTCAACGTGAATTATCTCAAGCTCTTCATGTGCCATATCAGAGGATAAATGAAATTATAAATGGGCGGCGCGGAATAACTCCCAGCACTGCTTTGCGTTTGGCAAAATATTTTGGGATGAGTGAGGATTTCTGGATGAATATGCAATTGCGTTGGGATCTATACAAGGTAAGAAAAACTGAAGAAAAAGAATTACGCCGTATACAACCATATTCTTCAACAGCACATTCCGCTCAGATTTGA
- the nifB gene encoding nitrogenase cofactor biosynthesis protein NifB — MNTRDFNRHPCFNAKVKGQYGRVHLPVAPKCNIQCNFCNRKYDCVNESRPGVTSTILTPEQALYYMGKVLEKEPRISVAGIAGPGDPFANAEETLETMRLIRNKYPDTILCLASNGMELAPHVEELAEIGVSHVTVTVNGVDPAVTEKVYSWVRDGKVIYRGRQGAELLLARQLNAIEKLKQHDITVKINTILIPGINDHHVLDVAKAMKELGADLFNCMAMLPNADTVFENVPEPSKEVMKETRNEAEKHLPQMRHCTRCRADAVGLLDNDRTDEMRGCLSACASLPKHSEAKRPYVAVTTQEGVLVNQHLGEATRFQIWGQDEEGGYKLIEERQAPSAGGGTQRWLNISRILSDCQAILVSDLGDGPKEALSKRGLKPITMSGFIEKGLEAIYTGKGLSTLQGRMRKCSSKGECLGTGTGCG; from the coding sequence ATGAATACTAGAGACTTTAACCGTCATCCATGTTTCAACGCCAAAGTCAAGGGACAGTACGGCAGGGTTCACCTTCCAGTTGCTCCGAAGTGTAATATTCAGTGTAACTTCTGCAACCGCAAGTACGATTGCGTCAACGAATCACGTCCCGGTGTCACCAGTACCATCCTCACACCTGAGCAGGCCCTCTATTATATGGGCAAGGTTCTGGAAAAAGAACCGCGCATCTCTGTCGCAGGCATTGCCGGACCGGGCGACCCCTTTGCCAATGCCGAGGAAACCCTGGAAACCATGCGCCTGATCCGCAACAAATACCCGGACACCATCCTCTGCCTAGCTTCCAACGGCATGGAACTGGCTCCGCATGTCGAAGAACTGGCTGAAATCGGCGTTTCTCATGTCACTGTGACTGTGAACGGTGTGGACCCGGCAGTCACGGAAAAAGTTTATTCCTGGGTACGGGACGGCAAAGTCATTTACAGAGGACGGCAAGGCGCGGAACTGCTGCTGGCTCGTCAGCTCAACGCCATTGAAAAACTCAAGCAGCACGACATCACGGTGAAGATCAACACCATCCTGATTCCCGGTATTAATGATCATCATGTCCTTGATGTTGCTAAGGCAATGAAGGAACTGGGCGCAGACCTGTTCAACTGCATGGCCATGCTGCCCAATGCGGATACGGTCTTTGAAAATGTTCCTGAGCCCTCCAAAGAGGTCATGAAGGAAACCCGCAACGAGGCGGAAAAGCATCTGCCGCAGATGCGCCATTGTACTCGCTGTCGTGCCGATGCTGTGGGCCTGCTGGATAATGACAGGACCGATGAAATGCGCGGTTGCCTGAGTGCCTGCGCCAGCCTGCCCAAGCATTCCGAAGCCAAACGTCCCTATGTTGCAGTTACCACCCAGGAGGGCGTACTGGTCAACCAGCATCTCGGCGAGGCCACCCGTTTCCAGATCTGGGGTCAGGACGAAGAAGGCGGCTATAAGCTGATCGAAGAACGGCAGGCTCCTTCGGCTGGCGGCGGCACACAGCGGTGGCTGAATATCAGCAGAATCCTCAGTGATTGTCAGGCGATCTTGGTGAGTGATCTGGGCGACGGTCCCAAAGAGGCATTAAGCAAACGCGGCCTCAAACCGATCACCATGTCCGGTTTTATTGAAAAAGGACTTGAAGCGATTTACACCGGAAAAGGGCTATCTACCTTGCAGGGTCGGATGCGGAAATGCTCGTCCAAGGGTGAATGCCTAGGCACAGGAACCGGTTGTGGCTGA
- a CDS encoding alginate export family protein: protein MENAIRSGGKNISRAISYSAAVLLIGSGAAWAAEKTASVQNTKFFLEIRERAEHQENFNDKFYGTEPKLGHDADTYLLSRIRLGLTHQFTKQFAGKISLQDSRAIDWAFDDAAWKNSEFGGIVNNPQDDPLELGESWLQYKNDWFAAKAGRQAIHYGNNRVFGPGAWKNSGKWVWDAVKASCSYGENWLDAFYGETMLHDPEVFSLDHRHGYTGAGIYGHVQAADFLAVEPILVTKYNDSSNDYAKKDLLYYGARLLLDIKGFTADATYVQQTGDVTADSGGQTDVDAYGYNLDLKYRFNPQWAVGTTYSFATGDDKATPDNERFDAVYGASDKYYGLMNFMAWSNLLDYGALINFRPRKKIEIQAEYHQFSADQMNDKWRAYKNGLAADSDHYGNEIDLVAKWKLNPTWKFYAGAGVFLPGNAIEEAVAGGQDFISDETAYSGFFQVTYTFNKEL, encoded by the coding sequence ATGGAGAACGCAATCCGGTCAGGAGGAAAAAATATTTCACGGGCAATCAGCTACAGTGCCGCTGTTCTTCTTATCGGTTCCGGTGCAGCCTGGGCAGCGGAAAAAACAGCCTCTGTGCAGAACACAAAGTTTTTTCTTGAAATCCGCGAGCGGGCCGAGCATCAGGAGAACTTTAACGATAAGTTCTACGGCACCGAACCCAAGCTCGGCCACGACGCGGATACCTATCTCCTGAGTCGGATACGCCTGGGGCTGACCCATCAGTTTACCAAGCAGTTTGCAGGAAAGATCAGTCTTCAGGACAGCCGGGCCATTGACTGGGCCTTTGATGATGCGGCCTGGAAAAACAGCGAATTCGGCGGGATTGTCAATAACCCGCAGGATGATCCGCTGGAACTGGGCGAGAGCTGGCTCCAATACAAAAACGACTGGTTTGCTGCCAAGGCAGGTCGGCAGGCAATCCATTACGGCAACAATCGGGTCTTCGGGCCGGGCGCATGGAAGAACTCGGGCAAATGGGTCTGGGATGCGGTCAAAGCAAGCTGTAGTTATGGTGAAAACTGGCTGGATGCCTTTTACGGGGAAACCATGCTCCATGACCCGGAGGTCTTCAGCCTGGATCATCGGCACGGTTATACAGGTGCAGGCATATACGGTCATGTGCAGGCCGCTGATTTCCTTGCTGTCGAACCGATTCTGGTGACAAAATACAACGACAGCAGCAACGATTATGCGAAAAAAGACCTGCTCTACTACGGCGCACGTCTGTTGCTGGATATAAAGGGTTTCACAGCCGACGCAACCTATGTGCAGCAAACCGGCGATGTCACTGCGGACAGCGGCGGGCAGACAGATGTCGATGCCTACGGGTATAATCTTGACCTGAAATACCGCTTTAATCCGCAATGGGCTGTCGGCACTACCTACAGCTTTGCCACGGGAGACGACAAAGCCACCCCTGATAACGAACGCTTTGATGCGGTCTACGGTGCGTCGGATAAGTATTACGGCCTGATGAACTTTATGGCTTGGTCGAATCTGCTGGATTACGGGGCGTTGATCAACTTCCGACCGCGAAAGAAGATTGAAATACAGGCGGAATATCATCAATTCTCCGCTGATCAGATGAACGATAAGTGGCGGGCCTACAAAAACGGTCTGGCTGCGGACAGCGACCATTACGGCAATGAGATTGATCTGGTCGCAAAATGGAAACTCAATCCGACCTGGAAATTCTATGCCGGAGCCGGGGTCTTTCTGCCGGGCAATGCTATTGAGGAGGCCGTGGCCGGAGGGCAGGATTTCATCAGCGATGAGACCGCTTATTCCGGTTTCTTTCAGGTAACCTATACATTTAACAAGGAACTGTAA
- a CDS encoding TOBE domain-containing protein, producing MSEHVTQNMMPENILYQIMGWAEEQPTIALLQALERTGSINKAAQSMGIQYRTAWQKICRLNNLLPYPLLSKRIGGSGGGGSVLTDEGRQLLERIKLLQREFTQFKYFAADNPQEALTTIKTLRRIKMQLSARNVWLGQVTEIEQGAVNSVVHIQLKGNDHITSVITDASVKRLGLTSGSEVMAIVKASNVLLGMDIDPQTLSARNILSGIISNIIPGAVNDEITIELPGGNTVTSIITSTSVKRLELSIGKPISAIIKASDVLLAIA from the coding sequence ATGTCGGAACATGTCACACAGAATATGATGCCTGAAAATATCCTCTATCAAATCATGGGCTGGGCTGAAGAACAACCGACCATCGCCCTGCTTCAGGCCCTGGAACGAACCGGCTCCATCAATAAGGCAGCCCAGTCAATGGGGATACAGTACAGAACAGCTTGGCAAAAAATCTGTCGGCTCAACAACCTGCTCCCCTACCCTCTGCTCAGCAAACGGATCGGCGGCAGCGGCGGAGGCGGATCTGTTCTGACAGATGAGGGCAGGCAACTGCTAGAGCGGATCAAACTGCTCCAGCGCGAATTTACCCAGTTCAAATATTTTGCCGCTGATAATCCTCAGGAGGCCCTGACAACCATTAAAACCTTACGGAGAATAAAAATGCAACTGAGTGCCCGGAACGTCTGGCTCGGCCAGGTGACGGAGATTGAACAGGGTGCCGTCAACAGCGTGGTGCATATTCAGCTGAAAGGCAACGACCACATCACCTCAGTGATTACCGATGCGTCAGTAAAGCGCTTAGGACTGACATCAGGCAGCGAGGTGATGGCCATTGTCAAGGCCTCCAATGTCCTGCTCGGCATGGATATCGACCCGCAAACTCTCTCGGCCCGTAATATCTTGTCCGGTATCATCAGCAATATCATTCCCGGTGCAGTCAACGACGAAATCACCATTGAACTGCCCGGCGGCAACACGGTGACCTCAATCATCACCTCGACCAGCGTCAAACGACTGGAACTGTCCATCGGCAAACCGATATCCGCAATCATTAAGGCCTCGGATGTGCTTCTGGCTATAGCCTGA
- the modA gene encoding molybdate ABC transporter substrate-binding protein: MKLKALLIVLVLQFFTVAASAETVYLSAAASMTDALKEIITSFNAGHPAVKIQNNFGSSGSLAKQIDQGAPADLYISANPKWMKYLVEKKLIAPGTDRIFAYNKLVFVGEKRSAPLTLKKITELERIAIGSPKSVPAGQYSKQALEHTNLYAVLEQGRKLVMAKDVRQALLYADRGEVDGAFVYQTDALLARNAEILFTVPDDSYDRVAYPLGLTTSGAKNKSATALYEYMKSAEAKAVFKKYGFEVEDELTE, translated from the coding sequence ATGAAACTGAAAGCTCTTCTTATTGTTCTTGTTTTACAATTTTTTACAGTTGCCGCTTCAGCAGAGACTGTTTATCTTTCTGCTGCTGCCAGTATGACCGATGCCCTGAAAGAGATCATCACCAGCTTTAATGCGGGCCATCCAGCAGTAAAAATACAGAATAATTTTGGTTCGTCCGGCTCACTGGCTAAACAGATTGACCAGGGCGCACCGGCAGATCTCTATATATCAGCCAATCCAAAATGGATGAAATATCTGGTGGAGAAGAAGCTCATTGCTCCGGGAACTGATCGCATCTTTGCCTATAATAAATTGGTTTTTGTCGGGGAAAAACGTTCTGCGCCCCTGACCTTGAAAAAAATTACCGAGCTTGAGCGCATTGCCATAGGCAGCCCCAAAAGCGTCCCTGCTGGTCAGTACAGTAAGCAAGCCCTGGAACATACTAACCTCTATGCAGTACTTGAGCAGGGGAGAAAGCTGGTCATGGCCAAGGATGTGCGTCAGGCTCTCCTCTATGCAGATCGGGGTGAGGTGGACGGTGCCTTTGTTTACCAAACTGATGCCCTGCTGGCTCGCAATGCAGAGATTCTCTTTACAGTGCCGGATGACTCGTATGATCGGGTGGCTTATCCTCTGGGGCTGACCACTTCTGGGGCAAAAAACAAGTCAGCCACAGCCTTGTACGAGTATATGAAAAGCGCAGAGGCCAAGGCTGTATTCAAGAAATATGGTTTTGAAGTAGAAGATGAACTCACGGAGTAA
- the modB gene encoding molybdate ABC transporter permease subunit — MHSPAKTKTIREERSLPAPSNFTKDHLMLTLSPDDIQAIKLSLQVAITATVIALPPGFAVAYLLALSNMRGKALLEGLVNLPLVLPPVVTGYLLLLLFGRKGWIGELLDKFDIRIIFTLRGAVIASAVVGFPLLVRSIRIGMEGIDRQYIQASRTLGAKWWDTLFTITVPLCSRAILAGMTLMFARSLGEFGATIVLAGNIPGITQTIPLAIYEYTSTPGGDSMALSLCLISILLSFAVLLIGEAANRTLARR, encoded by the coding sequence GTGCATTCTCCCGCAAAAACTAAAACCATTCGAGAAGAACGGTCTCTACCGGCTCCAAGTAACTTTACGAAAGACCACCTCATGCTCACCCTGTCCCCCGACGACATTCAAGCCATAAAGCTCTCCCTGCAAGTGGCGATCACCGCGACCGTGATTGCTCTGCCGCCCGGCTTTGCCGTGGCCTACCTGCTGGCCCTGAGTAATATGCGCGGCAAGGCTCTACTGGAAGGGCTGGTCAACCTGCCCCTGGTTCTGCCGCCGGTGGTGACCGGCTACCTGCTCCTCCTGCTCTTTGGGCGCAAAGGCTGGATCGGCGAACTGCTGGACAAGTTCGACATCCGAATTATCTTCACCCTGCGGGGAGCGGTCATTGCCTCAGCCGTGGTCGGCTTCCCCCTCCTGGTCCGCTCCATCCGCATCGGCATGGAAGGCATTGACCGCCAGTACATCCAGGCATCCAGAACCCTGGGTGCAAAGTGGTGGGACACCCTGTTCACCATCACCGTGCCCCTGTGCAGCCGGGCCATCCTAGCGGGCATGACCCTGATGTTTGCCCGCAGCCTGGGCGAGTTCGGGGCCACCATCGTGCTGGCCGGGAACATCCCCGGTATCACCCAGACCATCCCGCTGGCTATCTATGAGTACACCAGCACGCCGGGCGGCGACAGCATGGCCCTGTCTCTCTGCCTGATCTCCATCCTGCTTTCCTTTGCCGTGCTCCTGATCGGCGAGGCAGCCAACCGCACTCTGGCAAGGAGGTAG
- the ppcA gene encoding phosphoenolpyruvate carboxylase, producing the protein MTIIPRCMSTQHPDNASIPFFASGSALVGEDEIREAYYAFSHLGCDEQMWDVEGKEIDTYVVKKLLSYYPEYFRENVLGEDLRLTLRVPNPTVEKTEGKILLETLESIPRSYDAARLFYQRDVPPIFEVILPMTTSACCIDRIYRYYADHIIGRQHERFSCDDITIAEWIGDFAPSRIQVIPLFEDVDTMLKAADIVADYLAGKDVEDQRVFLARSDTAMNYGLVAAALTNKIALERLDELSQHSGVRIHPILGMGSAPFRGGLSPRTVERVGREYPSVPTFSIQSAFKFDYPIDEVRPACKYLRERTIGPAAPIDIERAESIIWRYSKVYRHSLVELAPHINRMAKYIPARRARKLHVGLFGYARDIGGMSLPRAISFTCALYSLGFPPELIAFEELSKDDLAFMLEVYPSFGAKIQDALSFADLDSPFMTDALRAALDRSGLQWTTNEEHLAIVRRMRSDLQRGDSAHITDMLVRAALIRKFLG; encoded by the coding sequence ATGACGATCATTCCTCGTTGTATGAGCACCCAGCATCCTGACAACGCCTCAATACCGTTTTTTGCTTCAGGATCAGCCCTAGTCGGCGAAGATGAAATCCGCGAGGCCTACTACGCCTTCTCGCATCTCGGCTGTGACGAACAGATGTGGGATGTCGAGGGTAAGGAAATCGACACCTACGTGGTCAAGAAGCTGCTCTCCTACTATCCCGAGTACTTCCGAGAGAATGTCCTTGGCGAAGACCTGCGCCTCACGCTTCGTGTGCCCAATCCGACAGTAGAGAAAACAGAAGGAAAGATCCTCCTGGAGACCCTGGAAAGCATCCCGCGCTCCTACGATGCTGCCCGACTGTTCTACCAACGGGACGTGCCCCCGATCTTCGAGGTCATCCTGCCCATGACGACCTCAGCATGCTGCATCGACCGCATCTACCGGTACTATGCAGACCACATTATCGGTCGGCAGCACGAACGCTTCAGCTGTGACGACATCACCATCGCCGAATGGATCGGTGACTTTGCCCCTTCCCGGATTCAGGTTATCCCGCTGTTCGAGGATGTGGACACCATGCTCAAGGCTGCTGATATTGTTGCCGACTACCTTGCAGGCAAGGACGTGGAGGACCAGCGAGTGTTCCTAGCTCGTTCCGACACGGCTATGAACTACGGGCTGGTTGCAGCCGCACTGACCAATAAAATCGCGCTGGAACGCCTAGACGAACTTTCTCAGCATAGCGGGGTACGCATTCATCCGATCCTCGGCATGGGGTCGGCCCCCTTTCGTGGTGGGCTCTCCCCTCGCACCGTTGAACGGGTGGGACGCGAGTATCCCAGTGTGCCCACCTTCTCCATCCAATCGGCCTTCAAATTCGACTATCCCATTGATGAAGTGCGGCCTGCATGCAAGTATCTCAGGGAACGCACCATAGGGCCAGCCGCTCCCATAGATATTGAACGCGCCGAGTCAATCATCTGGCGCTACAGCAAGGTTTATCGACATAGCCTTGTTGAGCTTGCACCCCATATCAACCGGATGGCCAAATATATTCCGGCCCGTCGCGCACGCAAGCTGCATGTGGGTCTGTTCGGATACGCTCGGGATATCGGCGGAATGAGCCTGCCGCGTGCGATTTCCTTTACCTGTGCCTTGTATTCGTTAGGATTCCCTCCCGAACTCATCGCCTTTGAGGAACTCAGTAAGGATGACCTTGCCTTTATGCTGGAGGTGTATCCGTCCTTTGGTGCAAAAATCCAGGATGCCCTCTCCTTCGCTGATCTTGATAGTCCATTCATGACCGATGCCCTGCGTGCCGCGCTGGACAGATCCGGCCTGCAATGGACCACGAATGAGGAACATCTTGCCATTGTCCGGCGGATGCGTAGCGATCTTCAGCGAGGGGACTCCGCGCACATCACGGATATGCTGGTGCGGGCTGCGTTGATTCGGAAGTTTCTTGGGTAG
- a CDS encoding glutamine--tRNA ligase/YqeY domain fusion protein: MTNTESPTKPLDFIRQIIAEDLKSGKHSNIVTRFPPEPNGFLHIGHAKSICLNFGIAKENNGVCHLRFDDTNPGKESTEYVDAIQEDVRWLGFDWGEHLYFSSDYFDQLHDFAVELIKMGKAYVCHLSGDEMREYRGTLTEPGKNSPYRNRPVEENLALFAQMKNGELAEGTCSLRAKIDMAAPNMIMRDPAIYRIMKKHHHRTGDKWCIYPMYDFCHCLSDMIEQITHSICTLEFENNRAVYDWVLDTLQTPCRPRQYEFARLNINFTVMSKRKLLQLVNEKYVDGWDDPRMLTISGLRRRGYTPASIRNFCDTIGVGKRDSWIDMGVLENSVRDDLNVHAPRVMGVLNPLKIVITNYPEDKEEELEAQNHPQNPDMGTRMIPFSREIYVERDDYMENAPRKFFRLSEGREVRLRYAYLITCEKAIKDENGEIVELHCTYDPETRGGSAPDGRKVKGTIHWVSAKHGIPAEVRLYDRLFSVENPDSDKEKDFKEFLNPDSCQVLENSILEPYLADIALEDRVQFERQGYFCLDSKESSPAKPVFNRIVTLRDSWAKISKK, translated from the coding sequence ATGACAAACACCGAATCCCCAACCAAACCCCTAGACTTCATCCGCCAAATCATCGCCGAAGACCTCAAGTCCGGCAAGCACAGCAACATCGTCACCCGATTCCCGCCGGAGCCCAACGGCTTCCTCCACATCGGCCATGCCAAGTCCATCTGTCTGAACTTCGGCATTGCCAAGGAGAACAACGGGGTCTGCCATCTCCGCTTTGACGACACCAATCCGGGCAAGGAATCCACCGAATACGTGGACGCCATCCAGGAGGACGTGCGCTGGCTGGGCTTTGACTGGGGCGAGCATCTTTATTTTTCCTCAGATTATTTTGATCAGCTCCACGACTTTGCGGTCGAGCTCATCAAGATGGGCAAGGCCTACGTCTGCCATCTCAGCGGGGATGAGATGCGCGAGTACCGGGGCACCCTTACTGAGCCGGGCAAAAACAGCCCGTACCGCAACCGCCCGGTGGAGGAAAATCTTGCTCTGTTTGCGCAGATGAAGAACGGCGAACTGGCCGAGGGCACTTGCTCCCTGCGCGCCAAGATCGACATGGCCGCGCCCAACATGATTATGCGCGACCCGGCCATCTACCGGATCATGAAAAAGCATCATCACCGCACCGGCGATAAATGGTGCATCTACCCGATGTACGATTTCTGCCACTGCCTGTCCGACATGATCGAGCAGATCACCCACTCCATCTGCACCCTGGAATTTGAAAATAACCGGGCTGTCTACGACTGGGTTCTGGACACCCTGCAAACTCCCTGCCGACCCCGCCAGTACGAGTTCGCCCGTCTGAACATCAACTTCACCGTGATGAGCAAGCGCAAACTTCTGCAGCTGGTCAACGAGAAATACGTAGACGGCTGGGACGACCCCCGCATGCTGACCATCTCCGGCTTACGACGGCGCGGCTACACACCCGCTTCTATCCGTAATTTCTGCGATACCATCGGCGTAGGCAAACGTGATTCCTGGATCGACATGGGAGTACTGGAAAACTCGGTACGCGATGACCTGAACGTGCATGCGCCCAGAGTCATGGGTGTACTCAATCCCCTCAAAATCGTGATCACCAATTATCCGGAGGATAAGGAAGAAGAGCTGGAGGCGCAGAACCATCCCCAGAACCCGGATATGGGTACCCGGATGATCCCCTTCAGTCGGGAGATCTATGTGGAACGGGATGATTATATGGAAAACGCGCCCAGGAAATTCTTCCGCCTCAGCGAGGGCCGGGAAGTACGCCTGCGCTACGCCTATCTGATCACCTGTGAGAAGGCTATCAAAGATGAAAACGGCGAGATCGTGGAGCTGCACTGTACCTATGATCCCGAGACTCGGGGAGGTTCGGCCCCGGATGGACGCAAGGTCAAGGGCACCATCCACTGGGTTTCTGCCAAGCACGGCATCCCGGCAGAGGTTCGTCTCTATGATCGGCTCTTCAGCGTGGAGAATCCAGACTCGGACAAGGAAAAGGATTTTAAGGAATTCCTCAATCCTGACTCCTGCCAAGTGCTGGAGAACAGTATTCTGGAGCCGTATCTGGCCGATATCGCTTTAGAGGATCGGGTGCAGTTTGAGCGGCAGGGATATTTTTGTTTGGACAGCAAGGAGAGCAGTCCGGCCAAACCGGTGTTTAACCGCATTGTTACCCTACGGGATAGTTGGGCGAAGATCAGCAAAAAGTAA